The Triticum urartu cultivar G1812 chromosome 6, Tu2.1, whole genome shotgun sequence genome includes the window NNNNNNNNNNNNNNNNNNNNNNNNNNNNNNNNNNNNNNNNNNNNNNNNNNNNNNNNNNNNNNNNNNNNNNNNNNNNNNNNNNNNNNNNNNNNNNNNNNNNNNNNNNNNNNNNNNNNNNNNNNNNNNNNNNNNNNNNNNNNNNNNNNNNNNNNNNNNNNNNNNNNTNNNNNNNNNNNNNNNNNNNNNNNNNNNNNNNNNNNNNNNNNNNNNNNNNNNNNNNNNNNNNNNNNNNNNNNNNNNNNNNNNNNNNNNNNNNNNNNNNNNNNNNNNNNNNNNNNNNNNNNNNNNNNNNNNNNNNNNNNNNNNNNNNNNNNNNNNNNNNNNNNNNNNNNNNNNNNNNNNNNNNNNNNNNNNNNNNNNNNNNNNNNNNNNNNNNNNNNNNNNNNNNNNNNNNNNNNNNNNNNNNNNNNNNNNNNNNNNNNNNNNNNNNNNNNNNNNNNNNNNNNNNNNNNNNNNNNNNNNNNNNNNNNNNNNNNNNNNNNNNNNNNNNNNNNNNNNNNNNNNNNNNNNNNNNNNNNNNNNNNNNNNNNNNNNNNNNNNNNNNNNNNNNNNNNNNNNNNNNNNNNNNNNNNNNNNNNNNNNNNNNNNNNNNNNNNNNNNNNNNNNNNNNNNNNNNNNNNNNNNNNNNNNNNNNNNNNNNNNNNNNNNNNNNNNNNNNNNNNNNNNNNNNNNNNNNNNNNNNNNNNNNNNNNNNNNNNNNNNNNNNNNNNNNNNNNNNNNNNNNNNNNNNNNNNNNNNNNNNNNNNNNNNNNNNNNNNNNNNNNNNNNNNNNNNNNNNNNNNNNNNNNNNNNNNNNNNNNNNNNNNNNNNNNNNNNNNNNNNNNNNNNNNNNNNNNNNNNNNNNNNNNNNNNNNNNNNNNNNNNNNNNNNNNNNNNNNNNNNNNNNNNNNNNNNNNNNNNNNNNNNNNNNNNNNNNNNNNNNNNNNNNNNNNNNNNNNNNNNNNNNNNNNNNNNNNNNNNNNNNNNNNNNNNNNNNNNNNNNNNNNNNNNNNNNNNNNNNNNNNNNNNNNNNNNNNNNNNNNNNNNNNNNNNNNNNNNNNNNNNNNNNNNNNNNNNNNNNNNNNNNNNNNNNNNNNNNNNNNNNNNNNNNNNNNNNNNNNNNNNNNNNNNNNNNNNNNNNNNNNNNNNNNNNNNNNNNNNNNNNNNNNNNNNNNNNNNNNNNNNNNNNNNNNNNNNNNNNNNNNNNNNNNNNNNNNNNNNNNNNNNNNNNNNNNNNNNNNNNNNNNNNNNNNNNNNNNNNNNNNNNNNNNNNNNNNNNNNNNNNNNNNNNNNNNNNNNNNNNNNNNNCAGTGCACTATGATTGTCCTACAAACAGTGCACTATTCGGCTGTTAATAGCATAGCCCACCTAGGCAACTTGATGATGAATCATATCGTTTCGATGGATCTGAAGATGATATTCCAGCGATATAGTAAGGACTGAGATTGAATGTGCAACTAAGGAAAATTGGAAGAATTTAGAACTGGTACTGATACTGTGGTTTTGGATTAGAATAGGGGCATCAGTTTGGTATTTTGTTGGAAATTCAGTTGTTTCCTTTCTGGCTCTCCAATCATCGAATGATCAGACCTGTATTGGCCTTGTTTGTAGCTAAGCAGAAGTTCCTTTTTCGCGACGCAGAAGTGGATTGATAAATCTGGCAGATGTATAACTGACATTGTATGCTACGTGTCATTTTAGAACTCGTGACTGAATTGATCATGGTTAAAATTTGGATCTGGGTTCGGGTCAATTTGGTTCCAGAGTTTGTCTTCTGATTAAGGATAGTAGCCTCAAGTACATGCATGCAATACTGCTAGGCTGCATATACGGTATTGTTTGGATGGTGCCAATTTTTGCCGTGCCAAATATTAGGCAGCCTATGACTATTTGGCACTGGCTTGATTTGTTTTTTAAAAATCTGTCTGCCAATGGAAACCCACCTATCTCTCACATATTCCTACCAAATGGTTGGCAATAAGGGTGCAAGAATCCTTGGCCAAATTGTCTTGCCAAATTTTGGTATGGCGAGATTGGGTGCCAACCAAACACACCCATAGAATGCACCAGCACCCTTAAGGTTTACTACACTAGGCCATAAATAGTAGTTATAGAAGTCGTGATAATTTCTGAAATTAATTTTTGTCATGGAGATGATACCACACTACAGCAGATCCAAATTCGATTCACAACTTTAGCCACTAGTTATTTGGGTTCTTTGGCTGTTAACTTGCTAGATGACATTTGATTTCAGACTCAGTGTTGAGTTACTAGCATTTGGATTGTCTTCGCGAGTTGATGAAAGTCTACCATTTAGGGGGTGCATATATATTACAGTATTTGGGTAATCTGGTGTTTAGTTATATAATAGTAATAGCTCAACAGGTGAACTTAGATGGAGAAGTGTGCAGAAAATAAAAGGCATCATAAACACTTCCATTTTAACACTATGCATTTGTTTCCCTGCATTGAACTCAAAATGAAAATGACAAGTGCGGTTTGTTTTGGCGAGAGTTAATCCCAACATATTGTCATATTGCAAATTCTGACAACAACTGATTTAATGCACCTATAGGTATGACTTTTGAGGTTGAGCGCTTCCTGGAAGATGTTATAAACCATAGTGGTTGACTAATGATGTGTATGATCACAATCATGCCTCTTTATGTCACTGGTTTTGTGCTAAAGAGCTAGCAAATTGGTTTTCTATGATTTTGCTTATTACTTTTGCCATTTGGGCTTTATCCCTCGCGATTCTTGTTTTTGGTGTTTATTGGTTCTATCATTTATGGTGATAGGTTTTATCATGCTTAATGTTACTATCTAGAAGCTGCAAATTAGCTTCCATGTTGTTGGCTTCCGCACTGCGACATTTTGGTTCTCACACTGCATGCAATGATGCACAGGCAAGCTGAGATTGAAGCTGAGAGAATTGGTGTTGGTGTCACCCCAGAAGCTCAAAGATTATTTGATGCATTGTCGAAGACGTAAGTTTGACCTTTCATTATGTCTTTCTTGGATATTCATTCTTTTGACCATTTTCCTATGAATCGGCCTTTATTTTTGTACTCCGTAGTTACCAAATATTAATTGAGGAAAGAAACTAGGAACCTTTAGGTATATATGCTGGTCAAATCTTTATTAGTTTCTTTCACATTTTGTTAGTATTAGGCCCCGTTGGTGATGCGGGATCCTGACCCCCTCTCCTTATGGATAATAGACTCTTCTTTTCATTCCCCACCGAAATTACTTAACAAGTACATTCTCATGTCAACTTTCTTGATTGTGAAGTTTGTATCTGCAAAaaagggaagtaaatgtgcaagCCTTTTTTTGTATGATATCGAATCTTCTGGCTGTGGCCTGTTCAAAAGCTGGAAGAACATTATTATGCAAGAAGTTGCTGGCATGTGTGTCAACTTGTTTTTGAGGTTAATTTTATGCTACTTCCTGGTGTGCTAGCTCTTAACACAGAGCTATGCTTGGTATTGAGGGTTCTTTTGGGTGGTTATTGTCAAGCTGGTGTCTCAGTATGTTCTTTGATTTTCCGTCTGTTTCTCTGTGTAAGACTTGTGTTGCTGATTTGGTTGAGGCTTTTCTGACGAAGCCAAGAaagtttttttgtgtgtgtgtcaTATAAAGGTGCAAAAAGGGGATATTTTGCATTTGCCTGGAAATGAGATATGACTAGAACCAGCATCAACCTTGTCCCTGAGAAATAATTGTGGTAAGAGATGCCGTGTAGGTATTAGGTAAGCGCCATAGAATGCTGAAACATTCTGTACTTTAGTGAAAGTTGCAGCACTTTGCACTTTTTCCCGTAGCAACCTTTCAATCAGCTTTACTCTGAACAAATTGATTTCACTTTATGCGGTTTTGCTACAATTTGTCCACACTAAATTATGTATGGTTTACTATGATTTTGGGGGCATTTCTAAATCATTATCAAGCTCTGTTGGAGATGCTGTGTGTATTCATCAGTTTCTCTACCAGTCAGGGATCCTCATGTGTTGCACCATTATCGCAAATGTTTGGTGTTTATGAAAAATTTATGGAGGCTTTGACTTTTTTCTCTAGTTCCTCATGTCACTAAATAACGGAGTCTATTTCCCCACCAGGCTTCCAGTTCATTGGGACAAGACCGACATTGTTGTAATGAAGGAGGTTCGTGTATGCAGTCCCTACCTGCCTGAAAATGTCAGCGGCGGAACATCAGCTGCTAATGAACGGGTTAAGAAAGTGGTAATGCGTCTATACTTGTAGATCAATGTTTACACTTTTCAACATCTGAACCAGGAAAATGACTAATTgttgttttcttttggtgtgtgtTTATTTTGTGCAGCTGGACTTTGAGAGGAAAAGACAACATGTGCGTGTACCTGGCCAATTCTAACTTGTTCGACTTGACAATTTTCCACCTCAACTCCTGCTGTGATCTGTTTCTAAATCCGACCTTATTCGTCCAGTTTCATCAGTTGAATTTTCTAAAAATCTGTTTCAGCATGCCGTTCTCACAAACTACCACACTAGCAAGCTTATTGATACTCTGCTATTAGATGCCGTATGTGGTGGTGAATAATTGCAGCACGCCGTGCTGATAATTCTGTGGCTGATAGTGAAAGGTTGTGTGGCTGAAGCAAACTAAGGAAAGAAAATAGATTGGTGGCACTGAAAGAATAGGAAGTTGTATTAACAACTAAGAAAAGATGCGGAGCAAAGCCAAAACTGAAAATTAGTCTCTCAGACTTTGTATTACTCTTCCTGGTGGAATAATATTTCCAGCTTGTGATGTTGTATTCTTTTGCTTCCCTTGCAATCCATGGTATTGGACGTGTAAGGCGGAATCGTGTTAGCTTTATTGGTGAGATGATATCGCGGTGTGGTTCCGTTCATGTTTTGCGATTGTACTCCAGTTCATGGCTGGGACTCTATTGATGCGTTGTGGACTGTTTATATGGTGCAGGATTATGCTATTTTCTTCAACAAAATGTGAAGGATAGATTTCCCGAGAAGGGACATTGGGTTGGGTTTGCGTTGCATcaatctactccctccgtctaatgtaaaaaaaatcctatgttatgggacggagggagtattttgcAACTTGTATCTTGCGGTGATGACTCTATCAACCTAGTATAAGATTCCATTGATTCCATTGGCTCCTCCGGCCAGCTTGGTTCCATTCCCCGGAGAGCGaaagatatccggccttccttttCCCACCTATCTTAATAGTTGGCCCtcagagcaactccaacgggtcGGCCGTCCTCCTGCCGTCCGCTCTCTTTTAATTTTGGGTCGACAGTGCGTCCAACAGGCTGACCCATTTCATGACTGCGTGCGTTTTAGATTATGCCGTCGCCCTGGTTTTGGCGCACCAGCGCGCGGGGGAAAAGCGGCCTAGCGCGCGAGAAAGGTTCGCTCGTGCGCCGTGGTCGGCGCTCGTTATAAAGAAGGCGCTCCCTCCACACTCCGTCCGCCGCCCACTCTCGTCGCCTCTGCTCGCCACCCACTCTCGCCGCCTCTGCTCGCCGCCCACTCTTGCTGCCTCTGCTCGCCGCCCACTATCGCCGCCTCTACGCCACCATGTCGACCCGCCGCCTGGGCGCTTCTGATTTTCGCGGAGTCCGCGAGCGCCGCTCCGGCGCATTCTCCTTCGAGATCTGGTTTCGCGAGAAACGTCTCGTCCTCAGCACCTTCGACACCGCAGAGGAGGCGGCCCGCGCGCACGACGCGGCGACGTGTCGCCTCCTGAGACCTCGTCGGGATGAATTTTCCCAACGTGTCGAGCCAGCGGGAGCAGGATCTGACGCCTCTCCCGCGACTTTTCATCGACGAGGACCGTCGTGTCCACCGGAGGCGGCAGCGTCGCCTCGCCATCGTAGAGAAGGACGTGGAAGCGTTGGTGGTGTGGCGCGGAGGCTTCCCGCAGGACATAGTCGACGAGCGCCAGTTCTACAAGCAATTGAGATCGGAGAGGGATGTGAGGAGGAGGGAGCGAGCCACCTATCGGGAGGACAAGCGTTTGCGGAAGCAGGCAGCTCAATTGAAACTGAAGTTACGAGAAACGGCGGGTTGGGACTTTGAAGACGAGGCATATGCTGACGCCTACATTCAGACATCGGGGGAGGACATTACCGAGTCGGAGTCAGAAATCGACGAGTAGTGGTCTTTTCTTTTTATCGTGTACGCTAGAATTATCTATGTATCCATTTTTATCTGAAAAAATGGCCGGCGGCGTCGGCGACGTAGCAGGCGGGCGAGGGTGTGAATCCAATTTGCCACCGACTAGCGAGCCCGGTGAGGAAAGAAGGCGAGCGCGCGCGCGTCCGTCTtgtgtccgcgccgacgcaaatcAGGCTAAAAAGTAGGTCAGAAATGGGTCGGCAGGCGGATGAAAGCAGACGCGTATCCGTTTGGATCGGCGCGGACAAAAAAGCCGACTCAAACGGACGGCCGCGGACAAAATGGGTCGCCCCATTGAAGTTGCTCTCAGAGACGGAGTAGAGTCATGTATTTAGGTGACACCATAGTACCGGGTGCACGATAGCTGCAAAGATTGTCGAAACATCTGATTATAAACAGATTGTGAGATGATTTGTCGTACTATAAAAGTTCGTATGAAAACACATCACTTGCCATACCATAAAAGTTCAAATCAGAACATGTTACTGATATTCGTTAAAGTGATATATTTTGTAATACTAAAAAACTCAAAACGCTATGTCGAAGAGCAATAAAAGCGGTGGTCTTGAAAAAGGAGCaataaaaggaaaaaaataacTGCACACAATACTTTTACACTATTCATGTTATATTGTCCGCCTCTCTCCATCAGACTTTTGAACGAATCGGTTGTAGCATGAATTCAATGCCCTGCATGTAAATAAAATGCAAACCTAAAATGTTAAGGCATGATAAACACATACTGTGTCTGTGTTTTTTTTACTTAAAATGTTAAGGCATGTTAAGGCATATTGCGTTGTTTGTACATGGCTCGTCCAAATGTTGGCAGAGTTAAGCTGAATACAGACGCTTCGGCCTTAGGAGATGAAGCACGAGCAGGTATGATACTCAGAGACCATGATGAGTCCGTTATTTTTAGCTCTTGCCGATGCATACAATCATGCGATGATATTTTGGAAGTTGAACTCCTAGCATTGAAAGAAGGAATTTCGTTGGCGTTGCAATGGAGTAATTTACCCGTAGATGTGGAATCAGATTGTTTGAAGGTTGTCATGATGATCAAAGGAGGAAGTGGGAACAAGTCTAAGTATGTTTTTATCGCTAGATAGATTATTAGTAGCATGTGAGAGAGGAATTCTTGCATTTCTCATACTCGTCAGAACTATAATAATGTCAGTCATGCCTTGACTAATTTTGGTATGATGGCTCTATCCCAGTTGAGGTCATGCAACTTGTAGGACGAGACTGTAACCCTTGATTTTGAGTAATGCATTATTTCGAAGAAAAAAAATGTTCTTCAAGAAATTTAATTAAGGCCTCATTTGGCTCATAGGATAGGAATAGAAAAATCATAaaaagtgagatgacatgcatcacAATTCTTATAAAGAAAAAAAATGTCATTTAATGAATGATAGGAGTTTTTCCATTGAGTTTAGACTAATGTTTGTTTCTCTTTATAATGTGAAGGATTGATTCATATCCTGTATAGAAATAGGAATTCATTCCTACAAAACAAAGGGCTTCAAAGAATTTTTTCCTACAAAGTTCATATCCTTTATGATTCCTACaatattcctatgaaccaaagtaGGCCTAAGATCTTGGTAGCGCTACCAAGTTTACGGTAGCACCATTTTGGCCTGATCGAATTTGGGGCCTCATTTGGTTTGTAGGAattctataggataggattttAAAGAATTTTTTTCTTTGGAGCCTTTTGGTTTGTAGGAATCGATTTTTATACCTATGTCGGATAGTAATCAATCCTTCACATTTCAAAAAAAACATTAACCTAGACTACAAAAATATATCCTATGTTCAAATGACATCTTTTTTTCTATAAAAACTGATATGAATGTCATCTCAATCGTGTAATTTTTCTATCCTACAATATTgctatcctatgaatcaaagaagTCCTCAAACGTCTCTCCTTGGAGGCGATTTGCTTGTCGTCATGTTCCTCGTTGAGACTtattagggcatctccaatggcAACCCACAATTTTCCTGGGGGAGCCGCATACATTTCAAACTCTTTTGCAACAAATcggatgaaattcatgcaaacacggtcggatttcatacaACATGACGGATTTTATACAAACACGacggattttcattacatttcaaacaTCTAGAACAAAAAAAggacccgaccctaaacctatccTACAGCGGCAGTGCCCGGTGTCCAAGCCCTTACCGTTCTCCATCCGCCGTCTTCATGAGGACCGGCAATAAGACCGATGAAGTGAAGGTGCAGTCTTCGgcaaggaagagtagaacacgcgAGATGGATCGGCCCACATGGGATACTAGGCCCTGCCGCCTCCCGTggcctactcatcctcggaggagtctgTGACATGTTCGTCACCGGTCGACATGAGGTCCATAATGGAAATGGTGGCACCCGCGCTGTCGTCGTCCCATTGGGCCGCCTGATGGTTCGTTGGCGACGCGTAGAAGGCGCAGCTGGCTTTGTTCTTCTTCGTGATCGCCTGCAACTGCGCCTCCGTGCCGGCCGCTTCTTGGCGAGCGGCGGCTTGAGCGCGGACAGCATCATAGATGGTACGCTGCTCTGCGATGAAGTTGGGGTTCGCCGCAGCCATGGCCACCATGGCTTCCTTGCTCGCCTGCTCGCCGTAGATCTAGCCCTCCGCCAGCCGGTGCCACTCCAGGAGGAACATGTTGTACCGTTGTTTCTCCTACACCTGCTGGAATGCCGACAAAGGCGTCGGCGTAGGTTGCACCTCCGCCATGGCGGCGTTGTAGCGCACCTGTCCTTGCTCCAACGGCGGCGTAGGCTGCACCTGCCCTTGCTATCGTTGGAGCCTGTCTCCATCATGGTCTCATCCTCGTCGTTGGAGACCTCGGGCGAGCCGGCCGACAAGCCGGCCTTGATCTGCCTGGCACGGCGGCGACCACGGTGTGCTTCCTCTTCGTGGAAAGGCTCGCCCACAGAGCTTGCCGCCTGCAGTCATGGAGGATGCGGTGCAAGAGAGGAGGATGGGGATGGGCTTGTGTTGTGGTGTGGAGTTAGCCGGGTGTAGCGGCCTTTATATAGGGGATTTCGGTGAGGTGAGGCATCCAGATGCGTCAATGCGTAGCGCCGGAGTGAGTTTCTCGGGCGGAGAGCCTGGTTAATAGCGGCATACGGACAGACAACGACATTGAACGGGCGTCGTAGATATCCGTCCCGTCCCGTTCAGTCATGCGTCTCCGACATTGAACATGCACGGACACCGGAGACGTGCCACGAACGACCTCCTCGGCCGACATGCCGCTTCAATGATGGAGGTAGTGAGAGGTCGCGGCCGCCCTGAGCCATCTTCAATGTTGAGTGACGCGCTCTACAATGGCATGAATGTGGGTAGCTGGCGCCGTGAGAGAACGCGTACAGGCGAGGGAGGAGGGGTTTTGGTGGGCCATGACGTTCAGAAGAGGGTGCGGGACCGTTCAGACTCTCGCAAAGTCCCACACGTTTGTCTCTAATTTGCGAAAGAAATTACATCCTCACTGTTACACGGACCGATATAAGCCCGCCTTAGATGACTTTTACGATCCGGACGGTCACGGAAGATTTAAGGTTCGGTGTTTGCCAGATGCCCAAAGTAAAATAGAGGGAGGAATGGGTTTCAGAGACATGGAGGCTTTTAATCAATCTCTCTTAGCAAAGCAAGCTTGGCGATTATTACAGCAACCGACCTCGCTTTGTGCTCGCATTCTGAAGGCGAGATACTACCAGGACGGTTCCATTCTAAATGCAACTTGCCCGAAAGGTGCTTCCTTCACTTTCCGGAGCATTTTGTATGGACGGGATCTGCTACTAGAAGGGTTGATCTGGAGAGTGGGGGATGGTTCCAGCATACGCATACACCATGACAATTGGATACCTCGCACGGGTTATCTTCGGCCACTGGGCCAGATGTACGTGCCGGGGGTGACGCGAGTGTGCCACTTGATGAACGAGACTGGTGATGCATGGGACCGGGCCAAACTAGACATGATGTTTTCCCATGATGATGTACGGGATATTTTGAAGATCATGATGGGTGGCGCCGGGGCGGAGGATTTTCTTGCGTGGAACTTCACCAACAATGGACAGTTCACGGTCAGATCGGCGTATCACTTATGTATGGCGAAGAAGAAAGCACGGGCGGGACGGCCGGGACCTTCGTCTTCGGTGGCAGAGCACCGAGGCTGGACGACTCTGTGGGGTGCCAGCGCGCCGGGTAAGGCAATAATCCATGCATGGAGGTTGATTAAGAATGGCTTGGCTGTCGGTACGGAACTGCTACGTAGACACATTAAGGAAGGAGTATTCTGTCCGGCATGTGGACGTGAAGAATCAATACTGCACCGCTTCTGGTATTGCCATCATTCAGTTTTGTTTTGGAAAGAGTTAGGCTCAATATTGGGAACAAGGGTGGCCACCCCACCCAGCTCGACGAGTTCCCAGGGCCAACTAGCGGCATGGTTGCTTCAGTGGGTGTCGGAGGCGGATGATGATGCTAAAGCCATTATGATACAGGGGCTATATACGCTGTGGCTGGCAAGGAATGACACTCGAGAAGGGAAGAAGATTGATGATCCGGTGACAGTTGCAGGAAGGGTAGCTGGGCATCTAGCGGAGTGGAAGAGTGTTCATGCTGAACGAGCACCTAAAGTACGACATGCCTCTGTGGAGAAGTGGAAACCATCGGAATTTGgatgggtgaaagttaatgtggaTGGCGCCATGGCGAGGTTAGAGCAAGCGGGAGGTGGGGAAGTTATCCTTCGAGATGAAAATGGTGCGTTCAGAGGGGCTGCTAGCTTCTTCTTTCCTGTATGCTCAAAACCGGAGATAGCCGAGCTATTGGCGTGTAAACGAGCGCTTCAGTGGGCAGTTCAGAGGAACATACAAAGGCTACACTTGAAAACTGACTCGCAGGTGGTGCCGGGAATGCTGGTGAGTGAGGAGAAGAACTTGTCACACGCTGGACAAGTGGTAGAACAAATTAAAGTTCTGATCAAGTCAAGAGAACAATTCAAGCTCACCTGGGTTCGGAGAACGGCAAATGGAGCTGCACATGCGTTGGCTAAACTGGGTGTGAGTTATTCGGTTTTTTGGGACTTGGTCCCCCCAGATTGTATTCTTAGCATTGTTTCAGACGAAATTTCTAATTTAGTTTAATAAAGTTGGGTTGGAACTTTCAAAAAAAAAGTGTCTTCCAAAAATTTGAGGTCCAATTAACTATAGCAAACACAGAGCAATGCGTTTTCGTGAAAAGATGAAAAACCAGCATACATCTATCTGCATAAAAACAAGCAAAGAATTATTGCACACGCCCTGTCGAGCAACATGTACCCGAAGGGAATCCGTGCACGGCTCCTCCAGCCGAGTGCACTAGCACCAGCACCGAACAAGCACAGTCTTTCGGCCGAGATCCGCCGTCAATTAATCAATCAAACGGCTCTGGTTCGATTCCCCCAACGCAAGAGGGGAATCCGCATCCAGCCCAGCCGTGCCTTTACTCCCGACACCTTTGCTGCGTGCACAGCCCTAAAATCGGCTTTGCGCGAGCACGGGGTGGCAGTACCCCCCGCAATAACGTTTGACCGCCTTGCGCGTTTATCACGCTCCGTAATCAATTCCGTAATAAACAAAACTGACATGAACGCAGAGGGTTTTGGCGTGACATCCTTCACTGCGCAGCATTTACTCCTTCAGGTTGCGAGCAGTCGGTCGGGTATCCCTCGCTTGTCCCATTTTGCTTCCTTCCcctgtagtagtagtactactactgcGCTGCGCTGCCTACTCATCATCAAGGAGCTCCTCCCTCCTACACATGCCAAGCTGCCG containing:
- the LOC125514633 gene encoding uncharacterized protein LOC125514633, with product MMHRQAEIEAERIGVGVTPEAQRLFDALSKTLPVHWDKTDIVVMKEVRVCSPYLPENVSGGTSAANERVKKVLDFERKRQHVRVPGQF